A section of the Clostridia bacterium genome encodes:
- a CDS encoding MerR family transcriptional regulator: MEYLSIGEMAALNHISIQTLRYYDKIDLLKPVYVDQQTNYRYYDIKQSAQIDMIQYMKSLGMSLKQIKKQFKKKNIKEIQSILKKQSNNIDKEIKKLNYMKKAVEACIENYERYLKVPREGYISIEFIPRRKIFCYDGNINIYDYGLDTYEYILRELKNQVIIKPLPMVYFCNVGSIMRKDMIDQGKFISSEIFVFVDDDFKEQEGIEIIPEHRYVCIYFHSFWKEKKYAERLFKYIRENQYEIIGDYICEVVVELPIFDNNERNMFVKLQIPIKD, from the coding sequence ATGGAATATTTATCCATAGGTGAAATGGCGGCTTTAAATCATATTTCAATACAGACCTTAAGATATTATGACAAAATCGATTTATTGAAACCAGTATATGTTGATCAACAGACAAACTACAGATATTATGATATCAAACAAAGCGCCCAAATCGATATGATTCAGTACATGAAGTCACTAGGAATGTCGTTAAAGCAGATAAAAAAGCAATTTAAAAAAAAGAATATCAAAGAAATTCAAAGCATACTGAAAAAACAAAGCAATAATATTGATAAAGAGATTAAAAAGTTAAATTATATGAAAAAAGCTGTTGAAGCTTGTATAGAGAACTACGAGAGATATTTAAAAGTTCCTCGGGAAGGTTATATTTCCATCGAATTTATACCTAGAAGAAAAATATTTTGTTATGATGGAAATATAAACATTTATGACTATGGATTGGATACATACGAATATATATTGAGAGAATTGAAAAATCAAGTGATTATTAAGCCTTTACCTATGGTGTACTTTTGTAATGTGGGTTCAATTATGAGGAAAGATATGATAGACCAAGGAAAGTTTATTTCTTCGGAAATATTTGTTTTTGTTGACGATGACTTTAAAGAACAGGAAGGCATCGAAATAATTCCAGAACACAGATATGTTTGTATTTACTTCCATAGTTTTTGGAAGGAAAAAAAGTATGCTGAAAGGTTATTTAAATATATAAGAGAAAATCAATATGAAATAATAGGTGATTATATTTGTGAAGTGGTAGTAGAATTACCTATATTTGATAATAACGAAAGGAATATGTTTGTAAAATTACAAATCCCTATAAAAGATTAA
- a CDS encoding dihydrodipicolinate reductase has translation MRDKIRVIQYGCGKMGKYFLRYLYEKGAEIVGAIDLNPDLEGKDIGEVAGLGFKINIPISSNGEKVFSECDADVCVIATRSLVPEVYDAFELAAKHGVNAISTCEEAFYPWNTSPALTNRLDRLAKDNNCTLAGSGYQDVFWGNLITTLAGASHKIERIEGVSSYNVEDYGIALAEVHGAGLSLEEFEKEIAQNDALPSFMWNANEWLCSQFGWSIKSTEQKLVPTTHDSDIKSETLGKVIPAGYATGMSAIVTTVTNQGPVVVSECIGKVYAEGEYDRNDWSIKGEPDTVVNIARPATVELTCATIVNRIPQLLESPAGYYTTEKMPPAKYRTYPLHFYVK, from the coding sequence GTGAGAGATAAGATTAGAGTGATTCAGTATGGATGCGGCAAGATGGGCAAATATTTTCTAAGGTATTTGTATGAAAAAGGTGCAGAAATAGTAGGGGCAATAGACTTGAATCCTGATCTTGAAGGAAAAGATATCGGAGAGGTTGCAGGACTAGGATTCAAAATAAACATTCCAATCAGCTCTAATGGGGAAAAAGTTTTTAGTGAATGTGATGCAGATGTGTGTGTTATTGCTACCAGAAGTTTAGTGCCTGAAGTATATGATGCCTTTGAACTTGCTGCAAAACATGGTGTCAATGCTATTAGCACATGTGAAGAAGCTTTTTATCCGTGGAACACTTCGCCAGCTCTTACTAATCGGCTGGACAGACTAGCCAAAGATAATAATTGTACTTTAGCAGGTTCAGGTTATCAGGATGTATTTTGGGGCAATTTAATCACTACACTGGCAGGGGCAAGCCATAAAATTGAGAGAATAGAGGGAGTATCCAGTTATAACGTAGAGGACTATGGAATTGCTTTAGCAGAGGTCCATGGTGCCGGACTTAGTTTAGAGGAATTTGAAAAAGAGATTGCTCAAAATGATGCCCTGCCTTCTTTTATGTGGAATGCGAATGAGTGGCTGTGCTCACAGTTCGGGTGGTCCATCAAATCAACTGAACAAAAATTAGTTCCTACAACTCACGATAGTGATATCAAATCAGAAACGCTAGGGAAGGTGATTCCTGCAGGTTATGCAACAGGAATGTCAGCAATAGTTACGACAGTTACCAATCAAGGGCCTGTAGTAGTATCAGAATGTATCGGAAAAGTATATGCTGAGGGAGAGTATGACAGAAATGATTGGAGTATTAAAGGAGAACCTGATACGGTAGTCAATATAGCACGCCCGGCCACGGTAGAGCTGACTTGTGCGACTATAGTAAATAGAATACCACAGCTGTTAGAATCTCCAGCAGGATATTACACGACAGAAAAAATGCCGCCGGCAAAATACAGGACCTATCCACTGCATTTTTATGTAAAATAA
- a CDS encoding NAD(P)-dependent alcohol dehydrogenase, whose protein sequence is KEKPVAGPYDAIVRPLAVAPCTSDIHTVYEGALGDRNDMVLGHEAVGEIVEIGSEVKDFKPGDKVVVPAITPDWRSIPVQRGFQQHSKGMLTGWKFSNFKDGVFAEYFHVNDADMNLALLPDEISLEKAVMLTDMMTTGFHGVELAEIELGATVVCIGIGAVGLMSVAGAKIKGAGRLIGVGSRPACVEAAKFYGATDIINYKDGDIAEQVMDLTDGEGADNVIVAGGNSDILISAVKMVKPGGKISNVNYFGDGDFIDIPRAEWGCGMAHKDIRGGLTPGGRLRMERLIDLVKYDRVDPGKLVTHVFHGFDSVQKALELMKDKPKDLIKPVVIID, encoded by the coding sequence CAGGTCCTTATGATGCTATAGTCCGTCCATTGGCAGTTGCTCCTTGTACATCTGATATACACACTGTTTATGAAGGAGCTCTGGGCGATAGAAATGACATGGTTTTAGGGCATGAGGCAGTAGGTGAAATAGTAGAAATAGGTAGCGAAGTTAAGGATTTTAAACCAGGTGATAAAGTAGTAGTACCTGCTATAACTCCAGACTGGAGATCTATACCAGTACAGCGAGGATTCCAACAGCACTCAAAAGGTATGCTGACCGGTTGGAAATTCTCTAACTTCAAAGATGGAGTATTCGCTGAATACTTCCATGTAAATGACGCTGATATGAACCTGGCATTGTTGCCTGATGAAATTTCTCTGGAAAAGGCTGTTATGCTTACAGATATGATGACCACCGGTTTTCATGGCGTAGAATTAGCTGAAATAGAATTAGGTGCTACAGTTGTTTGTATCGGAATTGGTGCTGTTGGACTTATGTCAGTAGCAGGAGCAAAAATCAAAGGTGCCGGCAGACTTATTGGAGTAGGCAGCCGTCCTGCTTGTGTGGAAGCTGCTAAATTTTATGGAGCTACAGATATAATAAACTATAAAGACGGTGATATCGCTGAACAAGTTATGGACTTAACAGATGGTGAAGGTGCAGACAATGTCATTGTTGCAGGCGGTAACTCAGATATATTAATATCAGCTGTAAAAATGGTCAAACCTGGCGGAAAAATATCAAACGTCAACTACTTTGGCGATGGAGATTTCATAGATATACCCAGAGCTGAATGGGGATGCGGTATGGCTCACAAAGATATACGTGGAGGATTGACTCCTGGTGGACGACTGAGAATGGAAAGATTGATTGACCTAGTAAAATATGACAGAGTAGATCCTGGAAAACTTGTAACCCATGTATTCCACGGATTTGATAGCGTTCAAAAAGCTTTGGAACTTATGAAAGATAAACCAAAAGATCTGATAAAACCGGTAGTAATAATTGACTAA
- a CDS encoding sodium-dependent transporter yields MSSGLENDFKQNNQNCEICHRDTFNTKIGFILACIGSAVGVGNIWLFPYRVALFGGAAFLIPYFIFVALLGVTGVIGEMSFGRAMGTGPLGSFRKAFEKKGKKNGDLLGLIPVVGSLGIAIGYSVVVGWIIRFTAGSITGSLISADDSTAYFGEIAGNFGSVGWHLIGLAITFIIMVMGISKGIEKVNRFMMPAFFTLFIILAIRVITLPGSTEGYKYLFLPKWEFLSNPKTWVYALGQAFFSLSLAGSGTIVYGSYLRKDEDILSCAKNVAIFDTIAAILAALVIIPSVFAFNLDPAVGPPLMFITMPSVFKMMPLGRMFSIVFFVAVLFAALSSLINLFETPIEALQEKFKLSRSVSVSIIITIAAIIGVMIENGDMVGVWMDILSIYIIPLGALLAGITFFWICGPEFARKEVEKGLDKAMGPWFEPMTRYVFCGLTIIVYILGIFYGGIG; encoded by the coding sequence ATGAGCAGCGGCCTAGAAAACGATTTCAAACAAAACAACCAAAACTGTGAAATATGTCATCGGGACACATTCAATACAAAAATCGGTTTTATTCTAGCGTGTATTGGCTCTGCTGTCGGAGTAGGAAATATATGGCTGTTTCCCTATAGAGTAGCTCTATTTGGCGGTGCTGCATTTCTAATTCCTTATTTTATCTTTGTAGCTTTATTGGGAGTTACCGGAGTTATTGGCGAGATGTCATTTGGCCGCGCAATGGGCACCGGTCCTTTAGGTTCATTCAGAAAAGCCTTTGAAAAGAAAGGCAAGAAAAATGGGGATCTCCTTGGACTCATTCCAGTCGTAGGTTCTTTAGGCATCGCAATCGGTTATTCTGTAGTAGTGGGTTGGATTATCAGATTTACAGCAGGTTCAATCACAGGTAGTTTAATATCAGCCGATGATAGTACAGCTTATTTCGGTGAGATTGCCGGCAATTTCGGCAGTGTAGGATGGCATTTAATCGGTTTAGCAATAACCTTCATAATTATGGTTATGGGAATATCTAAAGGCATAGAAAAGGTTAACAGATTTATGATGCCTGCTTTTTTTACGCTATTTATCATTCTTGCTATTCGTGTAATCACATTGCCTGGTTCAACAGAAGGATATAAATATTTGTTCCTCCCTAAATGGGAGTTTTTATCAAACCCTAAAACTTGGGTTTATGCATTAGGTCAGGCCTTTTTTTCTCTTTCATTGGCCGGTTCCGGGACAATAGTATATGGAAGTTACCTAAGAAAAGATGAAGATATTTTATCCTGTGCAAAAAATGTTGCAATTTTTGATACTATAGCAGCTATATTGGCAGCACTTGTCATCATTCCATCAGTATTTGCATTTAACCTTGATCCGGCAGTTGGACCACCACTGATGTTTATCACTATGCCTAGTGTATTTAAAATGATGCCTTTAGGCCGGATGTTTTCAATAGTGTTCTTTGTAGCAGTATTATTTGCTGCGCTGTCTTCATTGATAAATCTATTTGAAACACCTATCGAAGCATTGCAGGAGAAATTCAAACTTTCAAGAAGTGTTTCAGTTTCTATTATAATTACCATTGCCGCTATTATCGGTGTTATGATTGAAAACGGAGACATGGTTGGTGTTTGGATGGACATTCTGTCAATTTACATTATTCCCTTAGGGGCATTGCTTGCAGGTATTACATTTTTTTGGATTTGCGGACCGGAGTTTGCCAGAAAAGAAGTGGAAAAAGGATTGGATAAAGCGATGGGACCCTGGTTTGAACCCATGACAAGATATGTGTTCTGCGGGCTCACAATTATAGTATATATACTGGGAATATTCTATGGTGGCATTGGGTGA